The Sporosarcina luteola genome contains a region encoding:
- a CDS encoding alpha/beta fold hydrolase, with amino-acid sequence MHKDYMEHGNKEGPLLVFIHGGGVGGWMWDKQIAYFKDYHCLVPTLQGHGDRSNETSFSIRENALEIIQLIEQKKGKKDVHIIGFSIGAQICLEIVSLAPTLINSAMINSAVVIPMKYMIPLLAPTIKMTFPLIKNKTFAKAQAKQLYMDGEHFEKYYEESLKMKSSTLINILKENMSYSLPAHFPKSTARVLVTAGEKEKGLVKKSVWEIVKGNEHFESLFVQDIGHGFPVAKPELFNHILEEWIVYQKVHKL; translated from the coding sequence TTGCATAAAGATTACATGGAACATGGAAATAAAGAAGGTCCGCTCCTCGTGTTCATTCACGGGGGCGGTGTTGGGGGATGGATGTGGGATAAGCAAATAGCCTATTTTAAGGACTACCATTGTCTTGTTCCCACTTTGCAAGGTCATGGGGATAGAAGTAATGAAACTTCCTTCTCTATTCGCGAAAATGCATTAGAAATAATTCAGTTAATTGAACAAAAGAAAGGTAAGAAAGACGTACATATTATCGGTTTTTCAATAGGGGCTCAAATCTGTTTGGAAATCGTTAGTCTTGCACCGACCCTAATTAATTCCGCAATGATTAACAGTGCGGTTGTCATACCAATGAAGTACATGATCCCCTTACTTGCCCCAACGATAAAGATGACATTTCCACTAATCAAAAATAAGACATTTGCGAAAGCTCAAGCGAAACAACTGTATATGGATGGCGAGCATTTCGAGAAATATTATGAAGAAAGCCTGAAAATGAAGTCCTCCACGCTTATTAATATTCTCAAGGAAAATATGTCGTACTCACTTCCTGCCCACTTTCCGAAAAGCACTGCCCGAGTATTAGTAACTGCCGGAGAAAAAGAGAAAGGACTTGTGAAAAAGTCCGTTTGGGAAATCGTTAAGGGGAATGAACATTTTGAATCTTTATTCGTCCAAGATATTGGGCACGGTTTTCCGGTAGCTAAACCGGAATTGTTCAATCACATATTGGAAGAATGGATTGTGTATCAAAAAGTACATAAGTTGTAG
- a CDS encoding GNAT family N-acetyltransferase, which yields MAYLVERVENLNSLDITELVQESEKEGYRFVTRLVNEFEDGTNTFNKPGEVLFCVRNNAGSIVAIGGINQSPFSQEIDEGRLRRFYVLDEVRRNGVGTLLLQSIIDHAKHHFKEITVRTDSAKADAFYRAGGFSFDDSASETTHILRFG from the coding sequence ATGGCATACTTGGTTGAACGGGTAGAAAACTTGAATTCATTGGATATTACAGAACTTGTACAAGAAAGTGAAAAGGAAGGATATCGTTTCGTCACCCGCCTTGTGAATGAATTTGAGGACGGCACCAATACATTCAATAAGCCGGGGGAAGTGTTATTCTGTGTCAGAAACAATGCAGGCTCCATAGTTGCCATTGGCGGCATCAATCAATCACCTTTTTCACAAGAAATCGATGAAGGACGTCTACGAAGATTTTACGTACTTGATGAAGTACGACGGAATGGGGTCGGTACGTTATTGCTGCAATCAATTATTGATCATGCGAAACATCATTTTAAAGAAATTACGGTTCGGACAGATTCAGCGAAAGCTGATGCATTCTATCGAGCCGGCGGTTTTTCATTCGACGATTCCGCTTCTGAAACCACGCATATTTTACGGTTCGGTTAG
- a CDS encoding SIMPL domain-containing protein, which produces MIYPYMHHQVNRSSRKIIVIGNGEVAVEPDIATVQLEVVTENEQLSAAQQENATAMNNVIQSLLRLGVPRENIQTVSYTILPKYDYVNGEQIFRGYEVTNAISVKITEIQQVGSIIDTAVENGANRVSNIQFSVEDTERYKQEAIVRALRNAQMKARTIATALQLPVEPQPVKIVEEQQAGQPVPFQTFAKSEQMTTPIESGQIIISATVRVEFQY; this is translated from the coding sequence ATGATCTATCCTTATATGCATCACCAAGTGAATCGCTCTTCAAGGAAAATTATTGTGATCGGCAATGGTGAAGTTGCAGTTGAACCAGACATCGCCACGGTCCAATTGGAAGTCGTCACGGAGAATGAACAATTAAGTGCAGCGCAACAGGAAAATGCCACTGCTATGAACAATGTCATTCAATCTCTTTTACGCTTAGGTGTTCCGCGAGAAAATATCCAAACAGTTTCGTACACCATTTTACCTAAATATGATTATGTGAATGGCGAACAGATTTTCAGAGGATATGAAGTTACCAATGCCATCTCTGTAAAGATTACAGAGATTCAACAAGTGGGAAGTATTATTGATACAGCAGTGGAAAACGGGGCGAATCGGGTTTCGAACATACAATTCAGTGTGGAGGACACCGAACGTTATAAGCAGGAAGCGATCGTCCGAGCTCTACGGAATGCACAAATGAAAGCCCGCACAATTGCAACTGCTTTGCAATTGCCAGTTGAGCCGCAACCGGTAAAAATAGTTGAAGAACAACAGGCCGGACAGCCGGTTCCGTTTCAAACGTTTGCGAAATCCGAACAAATGACTACCCCGATAGAGAGCGGACAGATTATTATTAGCGCAACGGTAAGAGTTGAGTTTCAATATTGA
- a CDS encoding amino acid ABC transporter ATP-binding protein yields the protein MIKVRNLQKSFGQLEVLRGIDYDIKEKEVICVIGPSGSGKSTFLRCINLLEDITAGEVYIDGVKINDPETDINDIRREVGMVFQQFNLFPHMRVIDNITISPIKIRKMSQQDAEALARQLLEKVGLSDKANAYPEQLSGGQMQRVAIARALAMKPKVMLFDEPTSALDPEMVKEVLDVMKQLAMEGMTMVVVTHEMGFAKEMGDRVLFLDQGLLVEEGTPDEIFSNPKHERTKAFFSKIL from the coding sequence ATGATTAAAGTACGGAATCTGCAAAAGTCGTTCGGACAATTGGAAGTACTTAGGGGTATTGACTACGACATTAAAGAAAAGGAAGTCATCTGTGTCATTGGACCGAGTGGTTCAGGAAAAAGTACATTTTTGAGGTGCATCAACCTTCTAGAGGATATTACTGCGGGCGAAGTGTATATAGATGGTGTGAAAATCAATGACCCGGAAACGGATATTAATGATATCCGGCGGGAAGTCGGAATGGTCTTCCAGCAATTTAACCTTTTTCCTCATATGCGTGTCATCGATAATATAACGATTTCACCGATTAAGATCCGAAAAATGAGCCAACAAGATGCGGAAGCCTTAGCCCGGCAACTTCTGGAAAAGGTAGGGCTTTCCGATAAAGCAAACGCCTACCCCGAACAATTATCAGGCGGGCAAATGCAACGTGTAGCCATCGCAAGGGCGCTTGCGATGAAGCCGAAGGTTATGTTGTTCGATGAGCCAACGTCTGCATTGGATCCGGAAATGGTGAAGGAAGTGCTGGATGTCATGAAACAGCTTGCCATGGAAGGGATGACGATGGTAGTTGTTACTCACGAAATGGGCTTTGCGAAAGAAATGGGAGATCGGGTGTTGTTCTTAGATCAAGGTTTGCTAGTCGAAGAAGGTACGCCTGATGAAATCTTTTCGAATCCAAAACATGAAAGGACAAAAGCATTCTTCAGTAAAATTTTATAA
- a CDS encoding amino acid ABC transporter permease, producing MEFLGLRIDMFESIWSYRELFIRGLWVTLALTAVGYIGGFLLGLAVGIGKLSKRKWIYYPAKIYVDFFRGTPLLVQILLIHTALIPSMFGHSLGFFVSGSVALMLNSAAYNAEIIRAGIQSLDKGQMEAARSLGMPHNTAMKLIILPQAFRRMIPPLGNELIALLKDSSLVTVIAATDLLYAGKVVAGANLRFWEPYLTVAILYLILTFICGRLITYVENRFSNSYVPSPRKMKRLAAGGRTR from the coding sequence ATGGAGTTTTTAGGTTTACGTATTGATATGTTTGAAAGCATTTGGAGTTACCGGGAGCTTTTTATACGGGGGCTTTGGGTAACTCTCGCCTTGACGGCTGTAGGTTATATAGGCGGATTCCTATTAGGATTAGCTGTAGGCATAGGGAAATTATCGAAACGGAAGTGGATTTACTATCCTGCGAAAATATATGTTGATTTTTTCCGTGGAACTCCATTATTAGTTCAAATACTATTGATCCATACTGCACTAATTCCTAGTATGTTTGGGCATTCCTTAGGATTTTTCGTATCAGGGTCGGTAGCGCTTATGCTTAACAGTGCTGCTTATAACGCAGAAATCATCCGTGCCGGAATACAATCGCTCGACAAAGGGCAGATGGAGGCTGCCCGTTCGCTAGGCATGCCGCATAACACTGCTATGAAATTAATCATACTTCCACAAGCGTTCAGAAGGATGATTCCACCGCTTGGCAACGAACTGATTGCTCTGCTGAAAGATTCTTCTCTTGTTACGGTCATTGCAGCGACTGATTTGCTATATGCGGGTAAGGTAGTTGCGGGGGCAAATCTCAGATTTTGGGAGCCCTATTTAACTGTTGCTATACTTTATCTCATTTTGACATTCATCTGTGGAAGACTCATCACATACGTCGAAAACCGGTTCAGCAATAGCTATGTCCCCTCCCCAAGAAAAATGAAGCGTTTGGCGGCGGGAGGGAGAACTCGATGA
- a CDS encoding basic amino acid ABC transporter substrate-binding protein — protein sequence MGKSVKRFMIGIALVCTSIFLIGCGAGSTKTSGSGGDETSGKRKLVVGTDATYAPMEFMDEKGNIIGIDIDIVNAIAEAAGFEVEYKNYGWDPLFPAVDNGEVDFAVSSITITEEREKSFDFSDPYFVANQLILVPEDSDVESFDDLADKRVSVQISTTGHKVVQDLLGKTSSKIVAAETMPLAITEMVNGNADASVGDNAVIIEYQTQNPNVKLKTVEDDSFEKEYYGLMVKKGNQEILDLLNDGIEKIKANGKLKEITDQDVE from the coding sequence ATGGGGAAATCAGTTAAACGTTTTATGATAGGCATCGCACTAGTATGCACATCCATTTTTCTAATCGGATGCGGCGCTGGTTCTACAAAGACGAGTGGTTCAGGCGGGGATGAAACAAGTGGGAAACGGAAATTGGTCGTCGGAACCGATGCAACATATGCACCGATGGAGTTTATGGATGAAAAAGGGAATATTATTGGAATTGATATCGACATCGTAAATGCCATCGCAGAAGCTGCCGGTTTTGAAGTTGAATATAAAAACTACGGCTGGGATCCATTATTTCCTGCAGTAGATAATGGTGAAGTGGATTTTGCAGTGTCTTCCATTACGATTACTGAGGAGAGAGAAAAGTCCTTTGACTTCTCCGATCCATATTTCGTTGCCAATCAATTGATTCTAGTACCTGAAGATTCGGATGTCGAGTCGTTTGATGATTTAGCCGATAAGCGGGTTTCGGTACAAATCAGTACGACTGGTCATAAAGTTGTTCAAGATCTATTAGGGAAAACAAGTTCGAAAATCGTTGCTGCTGAAACAATGCCACTTGCAATCACTGAAATGGTCAATGGCAATGCAGATGCATCAGTTGGGGATAATGCAGTAATCATTGAATATCAAACACAAAATCCGAATGTTAAATTAAAAACGGTTGAAGATGATAGCTTTGAAAAAGAGTATTACGGACTTATGGTGAAAAAAGGAAACCAAGAAATACTTGATTTATTGAATGATGGAATTGAAAAAATCAAAGCAAATGGGAAGTTGAAAGAAATTACTGACCAAGATGTGGAATAA
- the cyoE gene encoding heme o synthase, translated as MTKDIEITYTENGTIIDEERSSTIIADLKSLFKAPVLLANALPVFVGFWLALHFTGDSLLANSKLFWLTIIGSTILMGGALVLNNWYDVDIDTVMKRTQKRPTVTGNISLKTVLGIGISLSAIGMVMLMFTTMEAAIYAFIGWFTYVVMYTMWTKRKYTLNTVIGSVSGAVTPMIGWAAIAPSWHIVPILLFIILFIWQMPHTFAIAMRKYNEYKAANVAMLPVVRGFRMTKRQMFVYIACLLPLPFYLGSLGMVFIVLATILNIGFLIVSIRGFFTKDDDRWAYVMFMYSVNYIAILFLLMVAVTLPSF; from the coding sequence ATGACTAAAGATATTGAAATTACTTATACTGAAAACGGCACGATCATAGATGAAGAAAGATCGAGCACTATAATTGCGGACTTGAAATCGCTTTTTAAAGCGCCTGTTTTGCTTGCCAATGCACTGCCCGTGTTTGTCGGTTTTTGGCTTGCCCTTCATTTCACGGGAGATTCCCTGCTTGCGAACAGCAAATTGTTTTGGCTGACAATTATCGGGAGCACGATATTAATGGGTGGGGCGCTTGTCCTGAACAACTGGTATGACGTAGATATCGACACGGTGATGAAAAGGACTCAAAAACGTCCGACCGTAACGGGGAACATCTCCTTGAAGACCGTGTTGGGAATCGGCATATCCTTGTCGGCAATAGGAATGGTCATGCTGATGTTTACAACGATGGAGGCGGCGATTTACGCATTCATCGGCTGGTTCACCTACGTGGTCATGTACACGATGTGGACAAAGCGGAAGTACACACTGAATACAGTCATTGGAAGTGTATCAGGAGCTGTAACACCGATGATCGGGTGGGCGGCAATCGCGCCATCTTGGCATATTGTTCCGATCTTGCTTTTCATCATTTTATTTATCTGGCAAATGCCTCACACGTTTGCAATCGCGATGAGGAAGTACAATGAATACAAAGCGGCCAACGTAGCAATGCTTCCGGTCGTTCGCGGGTTCAGAATGACGAAGCGTCAAATGTTTGTATACATTGCCTGCTTGCTTCCGTTGCCGTTTTACCTAGGATCACTTGGAATGGTATTTATCGTGCTAGCTACGATATTGAATATTGGTTTCTTAATTGTCTCCATCCGTGGTTTTTTCACGAAAGATGATGATAGATGGGCTTATGTAATGTTTATGTACTCCGTCAATTATATTGCGATTTTATTTTTACTAATGGTAGCTGTCACGCTGCCTAGTTTCTAA
- a CDS encoding YusW family protein has protein sequence MKKLTSIILACCFIVVSGCSNQNLVPKTEASDVVDTYGITSFTVTIDTNEEQEALTASFSEKKERSEAEYTNKKEEVALHGKKALKKIMEAFEKMQPDPESEETEMIKSAAEAFGFKEYKMIRLEVKFKGYDSKEIMFSK, from the coding sequence ATGAAGAAATTGACTTCTATTATTTTGGCATGTTGTTTCATTGTAGTGAGTGGATGCAGCAATCAAAATCTTGTTCCAAAGACTGAAGCGAGCGACGTCGTCGATACATATGGCATCACCTCATTTACTGTTACCATCGATACGAATGAAGAGCAAGAGGCGCTGACCGCAAGTTTTAGTGAAAAAAAGGAAAGATCCGAAGCAGAATACACTAATAAAAAAGAAGAAGTCGCTTTGCATGGCAAAAAGGCGCTGAAAAAAATAATGGAAGCGTTCGAAAAAATGCAACCTGACCCTGAATCTGAAGAGACGGAAATGATCAAAAGCGCTGCGGAAGCTTTCGGATTCAAAGAGTATAAAATGATACGGTTGGAAGTGAAATTCAAAGGATATGACAGCAAAGAGATCATGTTCTCCAAATAA
- the ypfJ gene encoding KPN_02809 family neutral zinc metallopeptidase produces MEWKGRRGSRNVEDRRGMGGKTLVGGGIGGIVMLLIVMFLGGDPGDILNNMTTPPSNTEYVETEQDKELAEFVSVVLADTEDVWTEVFEKEGMVYREPILVLYSGSVQSACGMAGAAVGPFYCPADEKLYIDLSFYDELQTQFKAPGDFAMAYVVAHEVGHHVQKLLGITDEMARIRSQVSEEEYNKYSVRLELQADYLAGVWAHHAQGMGVLEKGDLEEALNAASAVGDDTIQKRARGYVVPESFTHGTSEQRKNWFYRGFEAGNLKEGDTFGTGGL; encoded by the coding sequence ATGGAATGGAAAGGTAGAAGAGGCAGCAGAAATGTGGAAGACCGGAGAGGGATGGGAGGAAAAACGCTCGTCGGCGGCGGAATCGGCGGAATCGTCATGTTGCTCATCGTCATGTTCCTAGGCGGCGACCCTGGTGATATCCTTAACAACATGACGACGCCCCCTTCGAATACGGAATATGTTGAAACAGAACAAGATAAGGAACTGGCTGAATTCGTTTCAGTCGTTTTGGCGGATACGGAAGATGTGTGGACAGAAGTCTTTGAGAAGGAAGGCATGGTTTATCGTGAACCGATTCTTGTGCTCTATTCAGGGAGTGTCCAGTCGGCATGCGGAATGGCCGGCGCAGCTGTCGGACCGTTCTATTGCCCGGCTGACGAGAAATTGTATATCGATCTGAGTTTTTATGACGAACTTCAGACGCAGTTCAAAGCACCCGGTGATTTCGCGATGGCCTATGTGGTGGCACATGAAGTCGGGCATCACGTCCAAAAGCTGTTGGGCATCACCGACGAAATGGCGAGAATACGCAGTCAAGTCAGCGAGGAAGAGTACAATAAATACTCCGTACGGCTGGAACTACAAGCGGATTATCTCGCAGGTGTCTGGGCGCACCATGCACAAGGAATGGGCGTCCTCGAGAAAGGTGATCTAGAGGAAGCTCTGAACGCGGCAAGTGCTGTCGGGGATGATACGATCCAGAAACGTGCCCGCGGCTATGTAGTGCCGGAAAGCTTCACACACGGAACTTCCGAACAGCGGAAGAACTGGTTTTATCGAGGATTTGAGGCGGGCAATTTGAAAGAGGGAGATACATTTGGCACGGGTGGACTTTGA
- a CDS encoding methyl-accepting chemotaxis protein encodes MKQVVEQVTDDHVVKALEKNLAIIRYDLDHKIAYVNDIFANAMGYSKDEMIGVRHDDLCFDEYVRSAAYEKFWRELLRGISQHGKIEMKDKNGDKVWLEATYMPVFSHDGRKVISISKVASNITKRQTSITSVVEELRQMAEGLTERADIGMERSKELLVIIEDIAALSHDNTKTLGNLQLHAESIQHIVKTIREIAAQTNLLALNAAIEAARAGEHGRGFDVVAKEVRKLSANVEKSIVEVREGVEAITTEIKNISKGTALAQENVDRCQQRIEVAMDDFLAIASSASELDNQSRKVSSIV; translated from the coding sequence GTGAAACAGGTGGTTGAACAAGTAACGGACGATCATGTCGTGAAGGCCCTTGAGAAGAATCTTGCGATTATCCGATATGATTTGGACCATAAAATTGCGTACGTGAACGATATTTTTGCAAATGCAATGGGGTATTCAAAAGATGAAATGATCGGTGTCCGCCATGACGATCTTTGTTTTGATGAGTATGTGAGGAGTGCTGCGTATGAAAAGTTCTGGCGGGAGTTGCTGCGCGGCATCAGTCAACATGGGAAGATTGAAATGAAGGATAAGAATGGCGATAAAGTATGGCTTGAAGCAACGTATATGCCGGTATTCAGCCACGACGGCAGGAAGGTCATCAGCATCTCCAAAGTTGCATCTAATATTACGAAACGGCAAACTTCCATCACGTCTGTTGTCGAAGAGCTGAGACAGATGGCGGAAGGATTGACAGAACGTGCAGATATCGGGATGGAGCGGAGCAAGGAATTATTAGTGATCATCGAAGATATCGCAGCGCTCTCCCATGATAATACGAAAACACTTGGAAATTTGCAGTTGCATGCCGAAAGCATCCAACACATTGTGAAGACGATTCGGGAAATTGCAGCTCAAACGAACTTGCTCGCTTTGAATGCGGCAATTGAAGCGGCCAGGGCGGGGGAGCATGGAAGAGGCTTCGATGTCGTTGCGAAAGAGGTTCGTAAATTGTCCGCTAATGTGGAGAAATCGATAGTGGAAGTCCGTGAAGGCGTGGAAGCGATCACGACGGAAATTAAGAATATTTCCAAAGGGACGGCCTTGGCACAGGAAAACGTGGACCGTTGTCAACAGCGGATTGAAGTTGCGATGGACGATTTCCTCGCGATTGCTTCGTCGGCGTCTGAATTGGACAATCAGTCGAGGAAAGTCTCGAGTATCGTGTGA
- a CDS encoding DUF2935 domain-containing protein — MDNSFQQQASNELQFWLQILGDHSRFIHDSLAPGQTDWIDTAAAFIERFDKLLDRSKQTLNETELLSLVSLSKTESEAIRELKLAIIKEQLVGNIKISLTPPFINHMVNEVEEAIRILSYLEKGESPPLVHPLHHDLLWLLDAAGHAGAIDATMDRVEKQLKKKSRKFVKEWEAFYLKAIEMVGFLRTNVSRFPALEKFHNDVYLEMTIFKTFLNELEEMGLKKENLGVLTPLMADHMAREECYYLMKLAESAGTPDPNCNPAKERVQG; from the coding sequence TTGGATAATTCTTTTCAGCAACAGGCATCGAACGAATTACAGTTTTGGCTTCAAATTTTAGGGGATCATAGCCGCTTTATTCATGATTCACTAGCTCCAGGGCAAACAGATTGGATTGACACTGCCGCAGCTTTCATAGAACGGTTCGATAAACTATTGGACCGCTCGAAACAAACGTTAAATGAGACCGAATTGTTGTCGTTAGTAAGCCTTTCAAAAACGGAAAGTGAAGCGATACGGGAATTGAAATTGGCCATTATTAAGGAACAATTGGTCGGCAACATCAAAATTTCATTGACTCCCCCATTCATCAATCATATGGTCAATGAAGTCGAAGAAGCGATCCGGATTCTTTCCTATTTAGAAAAGGGCGAATCGCCTCCTCTTGTCCACCCGCTTCACCATGATCTATTATGGCTGCTCGATGCGGCAGGCCATGCAGGGGCAATTGATGCGACAATGGACCGCGTGGAAAAACAGCTAAAGAAAAAAAGCAGGAAATTCGTCAAAGAATGGGAAGCTTTCTATTTAAAAGCGATAGAAATGGTAGGGTTTTTGCGGACGAACGTGTCAAGATTCCCTGCTTTGGAAAAATTCCATAACGATGTGTACCTGGAAATGACCATTTTTAAAACCTTCTTAAATGAACTTGAAGAAATGGGATTGAAAAAAGAGAACTTAGGAGTGCTCACACCACTCATGGCCGATCATATGGCGCGCGAGGAATGCTATTATTTAATGAAACTCGCAGAGTCGGCAGGAACTCCCGACCCAAATTGCAATCCCGCAAAGGAAAGAGTGCAGGGGTAG
- the nadX gene encoding aspartate dehydrogenase, with translation MILIKIGLIGKGNLGTYLLQTINIEQLLPNTKITAILDEREKARNELPSLAAEYGCKAFHDIHSFLQSDIDIVVECSTIESAKTYALETIKQKDLLLISIGAFADSSFGSLVEQAAKASGRRIYLPSGAIGGLDVIKAAKLDGRLDSVTLTTRKPAHSLTADRITAEQIVFEGAARHAIQQFPKNANVAIVLSLAGIGVEKTHVRIIADPNVTQNIHHIQASGAFGEFDMTIKNNPSPNNPKTSHITGASILAALADIDSAVVVGS, from the coding sequence CTGATACTAATCAAAATAGGTTTAATAGGAAAAGGAAATCTAGGTACATATCTTCTCCAAACAATAAACATAGAACAACTCCTACCAAACACCAAAATCACTGCTATTTTGGATGAACGAGAGAAAGCTAGAAATGAGCTGCCTTCATTAGCCGCGGAATACGGATGCAAAGCATTCCATGACATCCACTCATTCTTGCAATCCGACATCGACATCGTAGTCGAATGTTCCACCATTGAATCAGCCAAAACATATGCGCTTGAAACGATCAAACAGAAAGATCTATTGTTAATCAGCATTGGAGCATTTGCTGATTCTTCCTTCGGTAGTCTAGTAGAGCAGGCGGCTAAAGCCAGTGGACGCCGAATCTACTTACCATCCGGCGCGATTGGCGGGTTGGATGTTATAAAGGCTGCCAAATTAGATGGACGATTGGATTCCGTCACTCTGACGACCCGAAAGCCTGCCCATTCGTTAACAGCTGACCGTATTACTGCGGAGCAAATTGTATTTGAAGGCGCTGCCCGGCACGCGATTCAACAATTCCCTAAAAATGCGAATGTCGCAATCGTGTTGTCATTGGCGGGCATTGGTGTCGAGAAAACACATGTACGAATCATTGCCGATCCGAATGTAACGCAAAACATTCACCATATCCAAGCAAGTGGAGCTTTCGGCGAGTTCGATATGACAATTAAAAATAACCCGTCTCCGAACAATCCGAAGACGAGCCATATTACGGGAGCGAGTATTTTAGCAGCTCTTGCGGACATTGATAGTGCAGTGGTAGTAGGTTCATAG
- a CDS encoding YcjF family protein: MNQQWMSDEEFDKIFEEKSSEINEQLESEILIAMIGDVNAGKSSTINRLMGDNVAQVGAKPGETQEIKKFSYKDKIIFVDTPGLDDIYSEHSEETMKFYKQADLILFFLNAAGTVLSETELKSLKRIAKVNKDLILVLNKIDAAEDIPSLVKYVQDHTGYEYPVTPISSRTGENIGMLQKEVLSLLEVKKKDILMAANMADKSAIANRWILAAGASAATIGAIPIPGSDFVPLTALQVSLMLKLSTLYGKPITKDNAKELIIATIVGNIGKTVFRQIVKFVPGAGMVAGASVAGGMTIALGHAIKYAHENDIELTPKSLKPIYQMFLKKANKKEIGK, encoded by the coding sequence ATGAATCAACAATGGATGTCAGATGAGGAATTCGACAAAATATTTGAAGAAAAGTCATCAGAAATCAATGAGCAATTGGAAAGTGAAATCCTAATTGCCATGATCGGTGATGTAAATGCCGGCAAATCATCGACAATCAATCGTCTCATGGGAGATAACGTAGCGCAGGTCGGTGCAAAACCAGGTGAAACGCAGGAAATCAAGAAGTTTTCTTATAAGGATAAAATAATCTTTGTCGATACACCTGGCCTGGATGACATTTACAGTGAACATTCCGAGGAAACGATGAAGTTTTATAAGCAGGCGGACCTAATTTTATTTTTCCTGAATGCAGCAGGGACGGTTTTATCCGAAACGGAACTTAAGTCATTAAAAAGAATTGCCAAGGTGAATAAAGATCTGATTCTTGTGTTGAATAAAATCGATGCAGCCGAAGATATACCGAGCCTTGTAAAATATGTCCAGGATCATACAGGATATGAATATCCGGTCACGCCAATCTCTTCTCGGACAGGGGAGAATATCGGGATGCTACAGAAAGAAGTTCTATCCTTATTAGAAGTCAAAAAAAAAGACATTCTAATGGCAGCAAACATGGCCGATAAATCTGCCATTGCAAATCGTTGGATTTTAGCAGCAGGAGCTTCCGCCGCAACAATCGGTGCCATTCCGATTCCGGGATCGGATTTCGTACCTTTGACTGCTTTACAAGTCAGTCTCATGCTAAAGCTTTCAACATTGTATGGGAAACCAATAACGAAGGACAATGCAAAAGAATTGATCATCGCGACGATTGTCGGAAATATCGGTAAGACGGTTTTCAGGCAAATTGTGAAATTCGTTCCCGGTGCTGGCATGGTGGCAGGCGCAAGCGTAGCAGGCGGAATGACCATCGCATTAGGACATGCCATCAAGTATGCGCATGAAAATGATATAGAATTGACGCCAAAATCATTAAAACCGATCTATCAAATGTTTTTGAAAAAAGCGAATAAAAAAGAGATAGGGAAGTGA